The Planctomycetota bacterium region GCGCCAGTGCCGCTACTACGCCCTGGCCATGCTCCTCTCGACCGCGCTGGCGTACCTCTACGTGCACGGTCGCGAGGCAGAGACGCCTCGCGCGCAGCGCCTGCGATGGCTGCTGGCGATGGCGGCCCTCTCGGTGTGCCTGCTGGCGACGAACTACATCAACTACGCTGCGTTCTACGCCTGCGCGGCGGCGGACTACCTGGCCTGGGGCCGCCGGCGCTGCCGGCTGGCGCGGCGCGATCTGGCCCTGCTCTTCGCCCCGCAGGTCATTCTCGGCGGCCTGATCGTCGCCGTGTGGAACCCGCTCGGCAAGGCCGTGGTGCCCCACGAGAGCGCGTCCTGGCTCGCCGACAAGGCGACGCTGTTCTGGTGGAACCTGCGCGACCTGAGCCGATGCGAGTTCGGCGTGGCCGCGCTCATCCTTTCCGCCCCGGTGCTCTGCTGGGCGACCCGGGACGCCTGGCTCCTCCGCGCGTTCACGGCGCTGCTGGTCTACGTGGCGGCGGCCACCCTGCTCTCGCCCCAGCCCGTGAGCGTGACCAGCTTCGCCGATGTGCGCTACCTCGTGCCGCTGGTCCCGCTGTGCATCGCGCTGGGCGTGCTATGCGTTCGAGCGCTGGGGAGACGACTCCCCGCCGCCGCTGTGCCGCTGGCCGTCGCCGCCTTCGGCACGAACCTGCTCCAGCTCGGCCCGCACCTGGGCGACCCTGTGCGTTCGACCCTCGCCGAGTACCTCGGCGAGCTGGCCCGCCCGCGGACGACCGCCTACGGCGCCGCAGCGGCGTGGGTCAACGCGAACGTGGCCGAGGGCGAGAGCGTGTGGGTGCTGCCCGAGTACGCCGTCTCGCCGCTGATGTTCCACGCGCCGCGGGCGGTCTACGCCTGGCAACTGAGCTGGCCGCCGGCCGAGCAGTTCCGCGGCCTGCCCGACATCCATTTCAAGGACCGCGTGCCGCCCGACGTCATTCTCGCCTTCGGGCCCGTCGTCCAGCCGCTCCGCAGGATACTCGCCGCCTGGGAGAGTCGGGGCTGGCGCTATGACCAGGCGGCGACGCTGGACGTCTACTGGCGCGACGACGCCCGGCCCGAGCTCTTCTGGCATGCCTTCCGCCCCGTGGCGCGCTTCGACCGGGCGACGGAGGGCATCTGCATTTTCCGCCTCCACCATGGCGAAAGGAGATGAACCCGTGAACAGGCTCGCATACCTCCTCGCCGCGCTGGCGTCCGGCCTCGCAGGCGTCTCGGCGGCCGAGAGGGCCGACGCCGACCCCAGGCCCCAATTGCCCAGGCCCGACGCCAAGGCGCCCGACGTTACGAAGCCGGTCAAGGTGTTCATCCTGATGGGGCAGTCCAACATGGTCGGCATGGGGGAGCTGGGGCCGGAGACCACCAAGGGCACCCTCGCCTACCTCACCAGGAAGGAGGGCAAGTACCCGTGGCTGGTGGACGAGGCGGGCAACTGGACGGTTCGCACGGACGTCTACTACTACGACGCCCGCGTGAAGAAGGGCAGCCCTCTGAGCCCGACCTCGAACAATGGAAAGACGATCGGGCCGGAACTGGGTTTCGGTTACGTCATGGGTTACGTCCTCGATGAGCCCGTGCTCGTCCTCAAGTCGTGCATCGGCAACCGCAGCCTGGGCTGGGACCTCTTGCCGCCCGGCAGCGAGCGGTACGAGTTCGAGGGCAAGGTGTACGCGGGCTACAAGGATCGGCCGCCCTTCTGGGACATGGACAAGGAGAAGGGCACGGCGACAGAGCCTCCCGCGTGGACCGACAGGAAGACCGGGAAGGCCATAGACTGGTATGCCGGCAAGCAGTACGACACCGACGTGGCCGACGCGAAGGATGTGTTGAAGAACCTCGCCAAGTGCTGGCCCGACTACCGGGGCCAGGGCTACGAGGTCGCCGGCTTCGTCTTCTGGCAGGGCCACAAGGACACGGGCAGTGCGGCTCACGCCAGCCGTTACGAACAGAACCTCGTGCGGTTCATCCAGTGCCTTCGGAAGGATTTCGACGCCCCCGACGCCAAGTTCGTGCTGGCCACGGGGTGCGGGAACCCCGGACGCACGGGTCTTGGGCTCCAGATCGCCGAGGCGCAGCTCGCCATCGCCGACGCGAAGAAGCACCCCGAGTTCGCCGGCAACGTGAAGGCCGTAGATTCACGCGACCTGTGGCGGGAGGCGGACGTGTCGCCGAAGAACCAAGGCTACCACTACAACCGCAACGCCGAGACCTACCTGGAAGTCGGCCTCCGCCTCGGCTGGGCCATGGCGGATCTGCTGAGGAACAAGAAGGAATGACCGCCTGCCCGCACATGCGGTGCCAGGCACCTAATGAGGACATAAGTCCTTGTCATTATGGCGTTTATGGGCTGCGATGACATTTCGATGGATGCGCTGGGGGTGTCGGCAGGGGCGCGTGGCCCGGGGGCAAGTGTCCATACTTGCTCATCCCCAGGGGGAGAGAGTGAGCAAGTATGGACGGAAGCGGGAGAGTAGGCGATTGCCGCGGTTCCGGCCATACAGCGCCCGTCCGGGCGGTGAGCAAGTATGGGCGGAAGGGGGAGAATGGGCAATTCTCGCGATTCCGGCCGCGCCGGGCCCGTCCGGACGGTGAGCAAGTATGGGCGTGAGGCCGGGGGCGCGCGAACAGCGATGCGCGCGGGCCGGCCGCCGGCCTGTTCAACTCCTGGGGGGGAAGAGCTCGTCGGCGGTGCCGGCGAAGTAGCGCTGCTTGTGGGCCTGGGTGTAGCCGAGTTCGTCGAGGATGGCCAGGTCGGTTTCGATGTGCCACTTCTGGCCGGCGAGGCGGCCGGGGAGGCAGCCGTCGGTGCCGAACATGACGCGCTCGACGCCGCAGAACTCGAGGGCGTTGGCGAGGGCGGCCTTGCGGATGTGGGGCGGGGTGCCGCGGGTGGTGTCTATGTAGCTCTGCCAGCGGGTCTTGTCGTAGCCCGCCGCCGCGCGCATCCTGCCCATGACGGCCAGGGCCTCCTCGCACCAGGGCCAGGAGATGTGGGCCATGGCGAAGCGGATGTTGGGGTAGTGGAGGAGCTTTTCGAGCCAGAGCGGGCGGCAGAAGCGCGAGCCGTCGTCGTAGCCGTAGAGGATGCCGGTGTGGAAGAGGACGCGGGCCTTGAGGGCGTGCAGGCGCTCCCAGAAGGGCTCGAGGCGCTCTTCGTAGGCGTACCAGTGGTCGGGGATGATCTTGATGCCGGTGAAGCCGAGCTCGGTGACGGCCTCCTCGGCGAGGCCGGCGATGCCGGGGATGGTGGGGTTGAGCCAGGCCAGGCCGCCGATGCGGTCGGGCGCGCCGTCGAAGACCTTCCTGGCCGCGAGGAGATTCTCGCGCGTCTTCTGGAGGGAGACGCGCTCGGTCTCGGAGATGAGCAGGATGCGCTCGACGCCCAAGGCGTCCATCTGGGCGAGCGCCTCGGCGGTGTCGGTGGGGCCGGTCATGTGGACGTGGCAGTCAACGATTCGCATGGGGCACCTCCATTCGCGGGGGGCGGGTGGCGACGCGGAAGAGCGCGATGAGCACGACGTGGAAGAGCACGACGGCGGGCCATCGGAGCGGCCCGCCTGCGGGGCCGACGGCGAGGGGGTTCTGGCCGGCGTTGAGCACGATGGGGATGGCGAGGAGGATGCCGAGGAGGGCCTCGCCGGTGATGAGGCCGGCGGCCAGGAGCACGCCGTGCGGCTCGGCGGCGGGCCGGGCGCGGCGGCGGCGGAGCGTCCGTTCGCTCATCCAGGCGATGAGGCCGCCGGCGAAGATGGCCACGCCGAGTTCGAGCGGCAGGTAGATGCCCACGGCCACGGCGAGCACGGGCGTGCGGAAGCGGCTGCCGCGGCGCTCGAGCACGGTATCGAGCGCGGCCACCACGACCGCGGCCGCCGCGCCGATGGCGACCATGCCCCACGGCAGGTCGCGCGCGAAGACGCCGCGGGCCACCGAGGCCATGAGCGTGGCTTGCGGGGCGCGAAGCGGGCTCGGGTGCGTGGCCGTCGGCTCGCCGATGCCGTAGGCGGCGAGGAGCAGCGAGAGGATGGGCGCGAGCACCAGGGCCGCGGCCGCCACGCCCACGGCCTCCATCACCTGCTGCTTCCAGGGCGTGGCGCCCACGAGCTGGCCGGTCTTGAGGTCCTGGAGCACGTCGCCGCCGATGGCCGCGGCGCAGCAGACCACGGCCCCGACGAGAATCGCGGCCGCCGGCCCCGCCGCGCCGCCTACGCCGAGGGCGAGGAGCAGCAGGGCGGTCGTGAGAATCGTGGCGATCGTGACGCCCGAGATGGGGTTGTTCGACGAGCCGACCAGCCCGGCCATGTACGACGCCACGGCGGAGAACAGGAACCCGGCGAGGAGCATCACGACGGCGAGGAAGGCCGCGACCGCCGTGCTGCCCGCCAGGTGGCGGAACAGCGCGAAGAGGGGCACGACGGATGCCACGAGGGCGATGCCCACCCACGGCATCGGCGCGTCGCGCTCGGTGCGGGGCGTCGAGCCGCCGTCGCGCGCGTGGCGATAGGCGGCCAGGCCCGAGCGGATGCCGCGCACGAGGCTCGGCCACAGCCGCACGATGGCCCACAGCCCGCCCACGATCATCGCGCCCACGCCGATGTAGCGGGTCTGCGTCTTCCACAGGGTCCAGGCCAGCGCCGACGGCTCGGGCTCCGGCCCGGCTCCCTGCGCCGCGGCGGCGATGGGGATGGCGACGAACCAGTTGGCCGCGCCGCCCAGGAAGACGAGCACGGCGATGTTGAACCCCACGATGTAGCCGACGCCCACCAGCGCGGGCGCGAGGCTCGCGGCGAAGCAGAAGACGGAGCGCCCCGCCCGCGTCGCGGCCTCGACCGAGCCGGTCCAGAGGTGAAGCCCCGTCTCGCCGAGCTTGAAGAGCGCGCCCAGCCCCGCGCCGAAGACGAGGGGGCCGAGGCCGCCGCCCGCCTTCGCGCCCACGCGGAGCACGGCCGCCGTGGCCACGCCCTCGGGGAAGGCCAGCTTGGCCTCGACGACGAGCGCCCGCCGCAGCGGAATCGTGAACAGCGTGCCGAGCAGGCCGCCGAGGCCGGCGATGAGGGTCGTCTGCCAGTAGTCGAACTCCGCCCAGGCGCCCAGGATCAGCAGCGCGGGCAGCGTGAAGATCACGCCGGCCGCGAGCGACTCGCCCGCCGAGGCGGCCGTCTGCACGATGTTGTTCTCCAGGATGCTCGCGCGGCGGAAGCCGCGCAGCACGGCCATCGAGATGACGGCCGCGGGGATGGAGGCCGACACGGTCATCCCCGCCAGCAGGCCGAGATAGGCGTTGGCCGCCCCCAGCACCATCGAGAGCAGCACGCCCAGCACCACCGCCTTCACAGTGATCTCGGGGAGGTCAGGCTCGTGCATTCAGACTCCTCTTGGCTGCGAGAGGCAAATAGTGTATCCTATGACGCCGTTCGAGGAAAGGGGCAAATGGCATCGTGCCCCGGGAAGGATCGCCGAGTTCGCGGCGCGGGCTTCAGCCCGTACCTCTCCGGCCTGAAGGCCGCACTACCAACCTGAAGGAGCTTGCCGTGAAGGTGAGGTCGCTGGGGTTCGTCGTTGCGTTGGGACTCGCCGCATCAGCCCTCGCCGCCGAATGGCAGATGGCCAAGGGGCCATTGATGACCCGATGGGCGAAGGACGTTGCGCCCGACAAGGCCTGGCCCGAATACCCGCGCCCCCAGATGGTCCGCAAAGAATGGCAGAACCTCAACGGCCTGTGGGACTATGCAATCGTCGCCAGAGACGCCGCCCAGCCGACGGCCTGGGAGGGCAAGATTCTCGTCCCCTTCCCCGTCGAATCCGCGCTCTCAGGCGTGATGAAGAGGGTGGACGAGAAGCAGCGCCTCTGGTATCGCCGCACGTTCGATGTGCCCGCGGCGTGGAAGGGCAAACGGGTGCTCCTCCACTTCGAGGCCGTGGACTGGGAAACGACCGTGTGGGTGAACGGCAAGGAGCTGGGCACCCATCGCGGCGGCTACGACCCCTTCAGCTTCGACATCACCGACGCGCTGAAGGCCGACGGCGCGCAGGAACTCGTCCTCGCCGTCTTCGACCCCACGGACGCCGGCTTCCAGCCCATCGGCAAGCAGCGCAAGAACCCCGGCGGCATCATGTACACGCCGTCCACCGGCATCTGGCAGACCGCCTGGCTCGAGCCGGTG contains the following coding sequences:
- a CDS encoding sialate O-acetylesterase, whose amino-acid sequence is MNRLAYLLAALASGLAGVSAAERADADPRPQLPRPDAKAPDVTKPVKVFILMGQSNMVGMGELGPETTKGTLAYLTRKEGKYPWLVDEAGNWTVRTDVYYYDARVKKGSPLSPTSNNGKTIGPELGFGYVMGYVLDEPVLVLKSCIGNRSLGWDLLPPGSERYEFEGKVYAGYKDRPPFWDMDKEKGTATEPPAWTDRKTGKAIDWYAGKQYDTDVADAKDVLKNLAKCWPDYRGQGYEVAGFVFWQGHKDTGSAAHASRYEQNLVRFIQCLRKDFDAPDAKFVLATGCGNPGRTGLGLQIAEAQLAIADAKKHPEFAGNVKAVDSRDLWREADVSPKNQGYHYNRNAETYLEVGLRLGWAMADLLRNKKE
- a CDS encoding amidohydrolase family protein; its protein translation is MRIVDCHVHMTGPTDTAEALAQMDALGVERILLISETERVSLQKTRENLLAARKVFDGAPDRIGGLAWLNPTIPGIAGLAEEAVTELGFTGIKIIPDHWYAYEERLEPFWERLHALKARVLFHTGILYGYDDGSRFCRPLWLEKLLHYPNIRFAMAHISWPWCEEALAVMGRMRAAAGYDKTRWQSYIDTTRGTPPHIRKAALANALEFCGVERVMFGTDGCLPGRLAGQKWHIETDLAILDELGYTQAHKQRYFAGTADELFPPRS
- a CDS encoding oligopeptide transporter, OPT family produces the protein MHEPDLPEITVKAVVLGVLLSMVLGAANAYLGLLAGMTVSASIPAAVISMAVLRGFRRASILENNIVQTAASAGESLAAGVIFTLPALLILGAWAEFDYWQTTLIAGLGGLLGTLFTIPLRRALVVEAKLAFPEGVATAAVLRVGAKAGGGLGPLVFGAGLGALFKLGETGLHLWTGSVEAATRAGRSVFCFAASLAPALVGVGYIVGFNIAVLVFLGGAANWFVAIPIAAAAQGAGPEPEPSALAWTLWKTQTRYIGVGAMIVGGLWAIVRLWPSLVRGIRSGLAAYRHARDGGSTPRTERDAPMPWVGIALVASVVPLFALFRHLAGSTAVAAFLAVVMLLAGFLFSAVASYMAGLVGSSNNPISGVTIATILTTALLLLALGVGGAAGPAAAILVGAVVCCAAAIGGDVLQDLKTGQLVGATPWKQQVMEAVGVAAAALVLAPILSLLLAAYGIGEPTATHPSPLRAPQATLMASVARGVFARDLPWGMVAIGAAAAVVVAALDTVLERRGSRFRTPVLAVAVGIYLPLELGVAIFAGGLIAWMSERTLRRRRARPAAEPHGVLLAAGLITGEALLGILLAIPIVLNAGQNPLAVGPAGGPLRWPAVVLFHVVLIALFRVATRPPRMEVPHANR